In one Saccharomyces eubayanus strain FM1318 chromosome VI, whole genome shotgun sequence genomic region, the following are encoded:
- the WWM1 gene encoding Wwm1p, with protein sequence MGQSKSNPPQVPSGWKAVFDDEYQTWFYVDLSTNSSQWEAPKGTTWSRPTGPPPGASNEKSARQQADQAPPAYSSQSQPQAQAQQARYYQPQQAQYPQQQQAYYSQQPPMAAAAPQQAYYGAAPNAKKSGGRSNAMMGGLLGVGAGLLGGAMLENAFDNHDQDNVYVENNYYGDDNGGDFDGGYDGGFDGGFDGGDF encoded by the coding sequence ATGGGACAAAGCAAGAGTAATCCCCCTCAAGTGCCTTCTGGTTGGAAGGCGGTGTTTGATGACGAGTACCAAACTTGGTTTTATGTAGATTTATCGACGAACAGCTCCCAGTGGGAAGCACCCAAGGGTACCACATGGTCAAGACCTACAGGTCCCCCACCAGGTGCTAGCAATGAGAAAAGTGCACGTCAACAGGCAGATCAAGCTCCTCCAGCGTACTCTTCACAGTCGCAACCTCAGGCGCAAGCTCAGCAAGCTCGCTACTATCAGCCCCAACAGGCTCAATACcctcaacaacaacaagccTACTATTCACAGCAACCCCCCatggcagcagcagcaccACAGCAAGCATACTATGGTGCCGCCCCAAACGCTAAGAAAAGTGGTGGGCGTAGCAACGCCATGATGGGTGGTCTACTCGGTGTTGGTGCTGGTTTATTGGGTGGAGCCATGCTGGAAAATGCATTTGATAACCACGACCAAGATAATGTCTATGTCGAAAACAACTACTACGGTGATGACAATGGTGGTGACTTCGACGGTGGCTATGACGGCGGATTTGACGGCGGATTTGACGGTGGAGATTTTTAA
- the SMC1 gene encoding cohesin subunit SMC1, whose protein sequence is MGRLVGLELSNFKSYRGITKVGFGESNFTSIIGPNGSGKSNMMDAISFVLGVRSNHLRSNILKDLIYRGVLNDGNDDDIDSAGDDDAIISNPNSAYVKAFYQKGSKLVELTRLISRNGDTTYKIDGKTVTYKDYSIFLENENILIKAKNFLVFQGDVEQIAAQSPTDLSRMFEEVSGSIQYKKEYDELKEKIEKLSKSATESIKNRRRIHGELKTYKEGINKNEEYRKQVDKKNELQKFQALWQLYHLEQKKEELTDKLSVSNSEISSLKERINNETKSLQRSKSSFVKESTVISKQKSKLDYIVKDKEKLVSDLRLIKVPQQAAGRRISHIEKRIGSLQRDLERQESYVERFETQLKVITKSKKTFEDEIKESARNYDKFKLNENDLKAYDNLHEKYLTQGGSILEEKISLSNNDKQEIVDELDRFNKRADISKRRITEELFITGEKLDTQLNDLRASLNEKNALHTERLNELKKLQSDIESANNQEYDLNFKLRETLVKIDDLSANQRETMKERKLRENIAMLKRFFPGVKGLVHDLCHPKKEKYGLAVSTILGRNFDSVIVENLTVAQECIAFLKKQRAGTASFIPLDTIETELPTLSLPDSQDYILSINAIDYEPEYEKAMQYVCGDSIICNTLNIAKDLKWKKGVRAKLVTIEGALIHKAGLMTGGISGDTNNRWDKEEYQSLMSLKDKLLIQIDELSNNQRSCSIRAREVENSVSLLNSDIASLRTQVTQQKRSLDENKLEIKYHNDLIDNEIQPKITELEKKLGHLEETKNELEKEKEALQSEVFKEFTEKIGFSIKEYESHSGELMRQQSKELQQLQKQILTVENKLQFETDRLNTTQRRCEKAQRDLANVQIEMKSLEEQEEATETKIKAIESKLEENKAHLEELQKKFIANQTDLNSSEDILEDLNNNLQALKRGRDGIKEDIEKFDLERVTALKNCKISNINLPILSETTIDDLPISSGDSEAISISNNIDVDYQGLPKKYKENSNDSARKELEQKIAEADEILNELQPNARAVERYDEAEERFDVINNETEELKSEEKKILNQFLKIKKKRKELFEKTFDYVSDHLDAIYRELTKNPNSTVELAGGNASLTIEDEDEPFNAGIKYHATPPLKRFKDMEYLSGGEKTVAALALLFAINSYQPSPFFVLDEVDAALDITNVQRIAAYIRRHRNPDLQFIVISLKNTMFEKSDALVGVYRQQQENSSKTVTLDLSNYAE, encoded by the coding sequence ATGGGGCGTTTGGTTGGCTTAGAGCTGAGTAATTTCAAGTCCTACAGAGGAATCACCAAAGTAGGATTTGGTGAATCGAACTTCACAAGTATTATCGGGCCTAACGGTTCCGGTAAATCAAATATGATGGATGCCATTTCGTTTGTGCTTGGTGTACGGAGTAATCATTTGAGGTCAAACATCTTAAAGGATTTAATCTATAGGGGGGTCTTGAACGATGGtaatgatgacgatatTGACAGTGCTGGTGACGATGATGCGATTATCTCCAACCCAAACTCTGCATACGTGAAGGCATTTTACCAAAAGGGGAGCAAACTAGTAGAGCTTACGAGGCTAATTTCTAGAAATGGTGACACTACTTATAAGATCGATGGGAAAACTGTCACCTATAAGGACTACTCCATATTCctagaaaatgaaaatattcttatCAAAGCTAAAAATTTCTTAGTGTTTCAGGGTGATGTTGAACAAATTGCCGCCCAATCTCCCACGGATTTATCTAGAATGTTTGAAGAAGTATCAGGTTCCATTCAATACAAAAAGGAATATGATGagttaaaggaaaaaatcgaaaagTTAAGTAAATCCGCAACCGAATCCATCAAAAACAGAAGGAGAATTCACGGAGAGTTGAAAACATACAAAGAAGGTATCAATAAGAATGAAGAATACAGAAAACAAgttgacaaaaaaaatgaattacaaaaatttcaggCCCTATGGCAACTATATCATTTAGAAcagaagaaggaagagcTAACGGATAAGTTGTCGGTATCAAACTCTGAAATATCATcgttgaaagaaagaataaataacGAAACAAAATCACTACAACGCTCAAAATCTTCCTTTGTCAAGGAGAGTACTGTTATTTCTAAACAGAAGAGTAAACTAGACTATATTGTCaaggataaagaaaagctaGTTTCGGATTTACGGCTAATAAAAGTGCCTCAGCAAGCAGCAGGAAGACGTATATCTCATATCGagaaaagaattggaagtTTACAGAGAGATCTTGAAAGACAAGAATCTTATGTAGAGAGATTTGAAACACAACTAAAAGTGATAaccaaatcaaagaaaactttcgaagatgaaatcaaagaatctgCGAGAAACTATGATAAGTTCAAgttgaatgaaaatgatttaAAAGCCTACGATAATTTGCATGAAAAATACTTAACTCAAGGTGGGTCGATcctagaagaaaaaatctcGCTTTCCAATAACGATAAACAGGAAATTGTAGATGAATTAGACAGATTCAACAAAAGAGCTGACATatccaaaagaagaataacAGAAGAACTTTTCATAACGGGTGAAAAGTTGGACACTCAACTGAATGATTTAAGAGCGTCTttgaacgaaaaaaatgccCTTCATACTGAACGTTTAAATGAACTAAAAAAGCTACAATCTGACATTGAGTCCGCGAATAACCAAGAATACGActtgaatttcaaattgaGAGAAACCTTGGTCAAGATCGATGACTTGAGTGCTAACCAAAGAGaaacaatgaaagaaagaaaattaagGGAAAATATAGCAatgttgaaaagattttttcctgGGGTGAAAGGCCTTGTCCATGATCTTTGTCACccaaaaaaggaaaaatatgGCCTGGCAGTGTCCACCATCTTGGGTAGGAACTTTGATTCTGTCATTGTAGAAAATTTAACAGTAGCCCAGGAGTGTATTgcatttctcaaaaaacAACGTGCAGGTACCGCATCCTTCATACCACTCGACACTATTGAAACTGAATTACCCACATTATCTTTACCTGATTCACAGGACTATATTCTGTCAATAAATGCCATTGATTACGAACCAGAATACGAAAAAGCAATGCAGTATGTATGTGGTGATTCTATCATCTGTAACACACTAAACATTgccaaagatttgaaatgGAAGAAAGGCGTCAGAGCTAAGTTAGTTACGATCGAAGGGGCTTTAATTCATAAAGCCGGTTTAATGACAGGTGGTATATCGGGTGACACTAATAATAGATGGGACAAAGAAGAGTATCAAAGCTTAATGTCCTTGAAGGACAAGTTACTAATACAAATAGACGAGCTTTCCAACAATCAACGGTCTTGTTCCATTAGGGCCAGGGAGGTCGAAAACAGTGTTTCGCTATTGAATTCCGATATAGCAAGTTTGAGAACTCAGGTGACCCAACAAAAGCGTTCCTTGGATGAAAATAAACTAGAGATAAAATACCATAATGACTTGATAGATAATGAAATCCAACCAAAGATAACCGAAttggagaaaaaactaGGACATTTGGAAGAGACTAAAAATGAattagagaaagagaaggaagCGTTACAAAGtgaagttttcaaagaatttaCAGAGAAAATCGGGTTCTCTATTAAAGAGTATGAAAGCCATTCCGGCGAACTAATGAGACAACAATCGAAGGAATTGCAACAATTGCAAAAACAGATCTTAACGGTGGAGAATAAGCTGCAGTTCGAAACAGACAGACTGAACACTACCCAAAGGAGATGTGAAAAGGCACAAAGAGATCTGGCGAATGTTCAAATTGAAATGAAGTCTTTGGAAGAACAAGAGGAGGcaacagaaacaaaaatcaagGCAATAGAGTCTAAGttggaagaaaacaaagcgCACTTGGAAGAGttgcaaaagaaattcataGCCAACCAAACTGACTTGAATTCCAGCGAGGACATTCTGGAAGATTTAAATAATAACTTACAGGCGTTGAAAAGGGGGAGAGACGGTATCAAAGAAGATATCGAGAAgtttgatttggaaagagtTACAGCGTTAAAGAATTGTAAAATTTCTAACATAAATCTACCTATATTATCGGAAACGACAATAGACGATCTGCCCATTTCTTCCGGAGATTCTGAGgcaatttcaatttctaaTAATATTGATGTAGATTATCAAGGTTTACCcaagaaatacaaagaaaatagtaACGACTCAGCAAGAAAGGAGCTAGAGCAAAAGATTGCTGAAGCAGACGAAATATTGAATGAGTTACAACCCAATGCAAGAGCTGTAGAGAGGTATGACGAAGCAGAAGAAAGATTCGATGTGATCAATAACGAAACAGAAGAACTAAAGTCggaagagaaaaaaatactgaaccagttcttgaaaatcaagaagaaaaggaaggaaCTGTTCGAAAAGACTTTTGACTACGTGAGTGACCATTTAGATGCGATCTACAGAGAGCTAACCAAAAACCCCAATTCCACGGTGGAGTTGGCCGGCGGCAATGCCTCTTTGACCATTGAAGACGAGGACGAACCATTCAATGCGGGCATCAAATACCATGCCACTCCACCTCTGAAAAGATTCAAGGACATGGAATACCTTTCTGGTGGTGAGAAGACCGTGGCCGCGCTGGCTCTTCTATTCGCTATCAACTCTTACCAGCCAAGTCCCTTCTTCGTCCTCGATGAAGTGGACGCAGCTCTCGACATCACCAACGTCCAAAGAATCGCAGCCTACATAAGAAGACACCGCAATCCGGACCTCCAGTTCATTGTCATTTCGCTGAAGAACACCATGTTCGAAAAGTCTGACGCCCTCGTTGGTGTTTACAGACAGCAACAAGAAAACTCCTCCAAGACCGTAACCTTGGACTTGAGCAACTACGCCGAATGA
- the HXT10 gene encoding hexose transporter HXT10, giving the protein MSVLEASTKMSTSPSGKEEVKQTPEVRELSPDIPNKPIIAYWTVMCLCLMIAFGGFIFGWDTGTISGFINQTDFKRRFGQEQRDGSYQLSDVRTGLIVGIFNIGCAVGGLTLGRLGDIYGRRIGLMCVIMVYIVGIVIQIASIDKWYQYFIGRIVSGMGVGGVAVLSPTLISEISPKHLRGTCISFYQLMITLGIFLGYCTNYGTKKYSNSIQWRVPLGLCFAWAIFMIVGMVMVPESPRFLVEKGRYEEARRSLAKSNKVTVTDPGVVSEVDAITANMEAERAAGNASWSELFSNKGAILPRVIMGVVIQSLQQLTGCNYFFYYGTTIFNAVGMEDSFETSIVLGIVNFASTFVALYIVDKFGRRKCLLWGSASMAICFVIFATVGVTRLWPHGKDQPSSQSAGNVMIVFTCFFIFCFAITWAPIAYVIVAESYPLRVRNRAMAIAVGANWMWGFLIGFFTPFITRAIGFSYGYVFMGCLIFSYFYVFFFVCETKGLTLEEVNEMYEERIKPWKSGDWVPSAKRLEQLTDGTPLDTEDIK; this is encoded by the coding sequence AGTGGGAAAGAGGAAGTCAAGCAAACTCCTGAAGTAAGAGAACTTAGTCCGGATATACCAAACAAGCCCATCATTGCTTACTGGACGGTAATGTGTCTCTGTCTCATGATTGCCTTTGGGGGGTTCATCTTTGGTTGGGATACAGGAACCATTTCCGGATTTATCAACCAAACTGACTTCAAGAGAAGGTTTGGCCAAGAGCAGAGAGACGGCAGCTATCAACTATCGGACGTTAGAACAGGGTTGATTGTTGGTATCTTTAATATAGGTTGTGCAGTGGGAGGGTTAACGCTAGGACGCTTAGGTGACATTTATGGGCGTAGAATTGGCTTGATGTGCGTTATCATGGTGTACATAGTTGGAATTGTCATCCAGATCGCTTCTATTGACAAGTGGTACCAATACTTTATTGGTAGGATCGTTTCTGGAATGGGTGTTGGCGGTGTTGCTGTATTGTCTCCAACTTTAATTTCAGAGATTTCTCCAAAACACTTAAGAGGCACTTGCATCTCTTTCTACCAGTTGATGATTACTCTTGGTATATTCTTAGGCTACTGTACCAACTACGGTACTAAGAAGTATTCCAACTCCATTCAATGGAGAGTTCCCTTGGGGTTGTGCTTCGCATGGGCCATCTTCATGATAGTTGGAATGGTTATGGTTCCAGAATCGCCAAGATTTTTAGTCGAGAAGGGGAGATATGAAGAAGCAAGAAGATCTTTAGCAAAGTCAAATAAGGTCACAGTTACCGACCCCGGTGTGGTTTCAGAGGTTGACGCAATAACTGCTAATATGGAAGCGGAGAGGGCTGCTGGGAACGCAAGCTGGAGCGAACTGTTCTCAAACAAGGGAGCAATTTTACCAAGAGTCATTATGGGAGTCGTCATTCAGTCCTTACAACAACTTACTGGCTGCAACTACTTTTTTTACTACGGTACCACCATTTTCAACGCAGTCGGAATGGAAGACTCTTTCGAGACGTCCATTGTGCTCGGGATTGTCAACTTTGCATCCACCTTTGTTGCGCTATACATCGTCGATAAATTTGGACGCCGGAAGTGTTTATTGTGGGGGTCTGCATCAATGGCCATCTGTTTTGTCATATTTGCCACAGTCGGTGTCACAAGATTATGGCCACATGGAAAAGACCAGCCATCGTCGCAAAGCGCAGGTAATGTCATGATTGTTTTTACgtgttttttcattttctgttttgCTATTACTTGGGCCCCAATCGCCTACGTCATTGTAGCAGAAAGTTACCCATTAAGAGTGAGGAATCGTGCTATGGCTATTGCAGTTGGAGCAAACTGGATGTGGGGCTTTTTGATCGGCTTTTTCACACCCTTTATTACTAGAGCCATAGGTTTCTCTTATGGCTACGTTTTCATGGGCTGTTTAATCTTTTCCTACttttatgttttcttctttgtttgtgAGACAAAGGGACTAACTCTAGAAGAAGTCAACGAAATGTATGAAGAGAGGATAAAGCCATGGAAGTCTGGCGACTGGGTACCAAGCGCTAAGAGGTTAGAACAACTAACAGATGGTACCCCGCTAGACACAGAGGATATTAAATAG
- the CDC4 gene encoding SCF ubiquitin ligase complex subunit CDC4 yields MCPFPLAEFPLRELPVPYNYRVSSDKSTLESGSAVVAAAGTHRNSTKTNVVDMQDGDEDSSELQRKRTVGSGESTPEHENFKRSKSNNHESFRQPNFQCAVESSMDIDGIHNLSELPNDAESLSIPVDDTSAAPAATNTAATAGSDTNININNTAINSINLMEEGALPLSPTASSPGTTTPLAKTTKGNKNNDITDLIESKDSIISPEYLSDEIFSAINNNLPHAYFKNLLFRLVANMDRSELSDLGTLIKDNLKRDLITSLPFEISLKVFNYLQFDDIINSLRVSQSWNKVIKKSTSLWKKLLVSENFVSSEKFNSFNLKLSEKYPKLLQQDRLRLYFLESMFILKNWYNPKFLPQRTTLRGHMTSVITCLQFEDNYVITGADDKMIRIYDSINKKFLLQLSGHDGGVWALKYVHGGILVSGSTDRTVRVWDIKKGCCTHVFKGHNSTVRCLDIVEYKNTKYIVTGSRDNTLHIWKLPEETSTTERQDDYPLVFHTPEENPYFVGVLRGHMASVRTVSGHGNIVVSGSYDNTLIVWDVAQMKCLYILSGHTDRIYSTIYDHKRKRCISASMDSTIRIWDLENIWNNGECSYATNSASPCAKILGAMYTLHGHTALVGLLRLSDKFLVSAAADGSIRGWDANDYSRKFSYHHTNLSAITTFYVSDNILVSGSEGQFNIYNLRSGKLVHSNILKDADQIWSVNFKGKTLVAAVEKDGQSFLEILDFSKMSKINYVSNPANSSSSSLESISTSLGLARTTIIP; encoded by the coding sequence ATGTGTCCGTTCCCCCTAGCTGAGTTTCCATTGCGTGAACTTCCTGTTCCCTATAACTACCGTGTGTCCAGCGACAAAAGCACTCTAGAGAGTGGTAGTGCGGTGGTTGCTGCCGCTGGTACTCATCGAAATTCCACGAAAACCAATGTGGTTGACATGCAAGATGGTGATGAGGATAGCAGTGAACTCCAGAGGAAAAGAACTGTTGGTTCTGGTGAGTCTACTCCAGAACACgagaatttcaaaagatcaaagTCAAACAATCACGAATCCTTTCGTCAACCTAATTTCCAGTGTGCTGTTGAATCATCCATGGATATTGATGGTATCCATAACTTGTCAGAGCTACCTAATGATGCAGAGAGTCTTTCGATACCCGTTGACGATACATCGGCTGCTCCTGCTGCGACTAATACGGCTGCGACAGCAGGTAGTGATACCAACATCAACATTAACAACACTGCCATCAATAGTATCAATCTCATGGAAGAGGGCGCCCTGCCGTTGTCGCCGACAGCTTCTTCTCCAGGTACCACGACCCCATTAGCTAAAACCACGaaaggaaataaaaacaacgaTATTACCGATTTAATAGAGTCTAAAGATTCTATCATCTCCCCAGAATACCTGTCTGATGAAATTTTCTCTGCAATAAACAATAATTTACCTCACGCgtattttaaaaatttgttgtttaGGTTAGTTGCGAACATGGATAGGAGTGAACTATCTGATTTGGGAACTCTAATAAAGGACAACCTAAAGAGAGACCTGATCACATCTCTACCTTTTGAAATAAGCCTAAAAGTTTTTAATTATTTACAATTTGATGATATCATAAATTCGCTTAGGGTTTCGCAGAGTTGGAACAAGGTAATCAAGAAATCCACTTCCTTATGGAAAAAACTACTGGTATCTGAAAACTTTGTCAGTTCAGAAAAGTTTAACTCATTCAACCTCAAACTGTCAGAGAAATACCCAAAACTTCTACAACAAGATCGACTTAGATTGTATTTCCTGGAAAGTATGTTTATCCTGAAGAATTGGTATAATCCGAAATTTTTGCCACAAAGGACTACGTTAAGAGGCCATATGACAAGCGTTATTACATGTTTGCAGTTTGAAGATAACTATGTCATCACAGGAGCAGATGACAAAATGATTAGAATCTATGATTcgataaataaaaaattccTATTGCAACTGTCAGGTCATGATGGTGGGGTTTGGGCTTTGAAATATGTACATGGTGGTATCTTGGTCAGTGGTTCCACCGATAGAACGGTGCGAGTTTGGGATATCAAGAAGGGCTGTTGTACACATGTGTTCAAGGGCCACAACTCAACGGTGAGATGTCTCGATATAGTAGAATACAAGAATACCAAGTATATTGTTACTGGTTCGAGAGATAACACCTTACACATCTGGAAATTGCCCGAGGAGACTTCCACTACAGAACGTCAAGACGATTATCCGTTGGTATTTCATACCCCGGAGGAAAATCCATATTTTGTGGGTGTTTTAAGAGGGCACATGGCATCTGTAAGAACTGTTTCTGGACATGGTAATATTGTTGTCAGTGGGTCCTATGACAACACACTGATCGTATGGGATGTCGCCCAAATGAAATGTCTTTATATTCTAAGTGGACACACAGATCGTATCTATTCAACTATCTATGATCACAAAAGGAAACGATGTATCTCTGCAAGTATGGATTCCACCATAAGAATTTGGGACCTGGAAAATATTTGGAATAACGGAGAATGCTCGTACGCGACAAACTCTGCGTCCCCATGCGCCAAGATTCTGGGTGCCATGTATACCCTACACGGTCATACGGCATTGGTCGGTTTATTAAGACTGTCTGATAAATTTTTAGTCAGTGCTGCTGCGGACGGTTCGATAAGGGGTTGGGATGCAAACGATTACTCTAGAAAATTCTCCTATCATCACACCAATTTAAGCGCGATTACAACGTTCTACGTTTCAGACAATATTTTGGTAAGTGGATCTGAGGGTCAGTTCAATATTTACAATCTAAGAAGTGGGAAACTGGTTCATTCAAACATCTTAAAAGATGCTGATCAGATCTGGTCAGTTAATTTTAAAGGCAAAACGCTGGTAGCAGCGGTGGAGAAAGATGGACAGAGTTTCTTAGAAATTTTGGACTTCAGCAAAATGTCCAAAATCAACTACGTTAGCAATCCAGCAAActcctcttcatcatccttGGAGTCCATTTCTACTTCTCTAGGATTAGCAAGGACCACTATAATACCATAA